A region of the Kribbella sp. NBC_01245 genome:
GCCGGACCCTGACCGACGGATACATCCGCCTGGACAGACTGACGACCGAAGACATTCCCGAGCTGTACGACGCGATCGCGCATCCCGAGGTCTACGGGACCGGCTATGGCGGCATAGCCGGTCCGCCCCGGGATCTCGACCACATGCGCGAGCAGTGGACCAAGTACGCCGACAGCCATCTGATCTACGCCATCCGGCTGGTCGCGGACAACCAGCTCGTCGGGACTTCCAGCTTCGCCGAGATCGACGTACGGAACGAGAGCATCGAGGTGGGCGCTACGGCGTTCCGGCCGGCGTTGTGGGGGAGTGGGCTCAACCCGGCGGCCAAGCTACTCATGCTTGGGCATGTCTTCGACGATTGCGGATTCGGCCGGGTCGCGATCGGGGTGGACATCCGCAACACCAGGTCGCTCTGGGCCGTCGCCAAGCTGGGTGCGGTCCACGAGGGCACGATGCGGCGGTTCCAGCGTTGTTACGACGGGACGTTCCGGGACATGGTGCTGTTCTCGATCCTCGCGGACGAGTGGCCGGACGTTAAGAAAGGCCTGCAGGTCAGGCTAGGGCGCTGAGCTTCTCGTACGACGCAAGCAGCTCCGAACGGTCGAAGCTGTTCGTAGTCACCAGTAGCTCGTCCGCCTGCGTACGAGCGATCAGCCCCTGCAGAGTGGTTCCAACCTCGTCAGGCGTGCCGTAGACCTGGCCAGCGAGAGACGACTCGAAGAACCCGCGCTCCTTCTCCGTCATCTCCAGCGCGAGTACGTCGTCCACCGACTGCAGTGGCGGGAACACCCCACGCGTACGCGAATAGGCGCTAGCCCATGCCTCCGGCAACAACAGCCGCCGCGCGTCTTCCTTGCTGTCGGCAACTGCCACCGTCGACGCCAACACGACGTACGGCGCCTCGCCCCAGGCCGACGGGCGGAACTCCGAGCGGTACCGGTTGATCCACCCAAGGAGCTCGTCCTCACCACGGACGCCTGCGATGACCAGTGGCAGTCCTAGATCCGCCGCGAGCAAGGCGCCCTCTCCAACGGCCATGACGTACGTCGGGAGGCGCAGGCCCTCCCCAGGGCGTGCGTGCACCTGGGGATGGACCTGCTGACTGCCGTCGAAGTAGCCGAGTAGTTCGCGCAGTTGTGCCGCGAAGTCCTCCACGGCGTCCTTGTCGACGCCTAGCGCTCTACGGATGCCGTTGGTGAATCCGACGGACCGGCCGAGGCCCATGTCGATCCGGCCCGGGTAGAGCGACTCCAGGACGCCGAACTGCTCCGCGACCACCAGTGGCTGGTGGTTCGGCAACATCACGCCGCCGGTGCCTACGCGGATGCGCGAGGTGGCACCGGCGATGGCGGCCGCCAGTACTGTCGGTGCCGAGCCAACGACGCCGGGAACGCTGTGGTGCTCGGAGACCCAGAAGCGGTGATACCCGAGCTCCTCGGCCTGCTGGGCGAACCGAACCGTCTGCCGAAGGGCCTCCGGCTCGGACTCGCCCTGCCGGGTCCGAGACCGATCCAGGACCGAAAGCGGCACGCCCAGCACCGACTGCGGCACGCCCAGCACCGACGTACTGATCATCAGACGGTTACCGGCACCCGGTTGTCGGCGATCGCGCGGTCCTCGTGGCCGTTGTAGACGTCTTCGTCGAGGATGCCCTCACGCTTGGCGACCAGTACCGGGACGAGCGCCTGACCGGCGACGTTCACGGCGGTACGGCCCATGTCCAGGATCGGGTCGATGGCGAGCAGCAGGCCGACGCCTTCCAGCGGCAGGCCGAGGGTCGACAAGGTGAGCGTCAGCATCACGATCGCTCCGGTCAGACCGGCGGTCGCGGCCGAGCCGATCACGGAGACGAAGGCGATCAGCACGTACTCCTTCAGGCCGAGGTCGACCCCGAAAACCTGAGCCACGAAGATCGCGGCAATGGCCGGGTAGATCGCGGCGCAACCGTCCATCTTGGTGGTGGCGCCGAACGGCACGCTGAACGCGGCGTACTCCTTCGGCACGCCGAGGTTGTCGGTGACGACCCGCTGGGTCAACGGCATCGTGCCGACCGAGGACCGGGAGACGAAGGCCAGCTGGATCGCGGGCCAGGCGCCGGCGAAGAAGCGCAGCGGATTCAGCCGGGCGACGAACGCCAGCAGAGCCGGGTAGACGACGAGCAGCACCAGCGCGAGACCCAGGTAGATGGCGCCGGAGAACTTGGCCAACGGCGACAGCAGATCCCAGCCATAGTTCGCGACGGCCTTGCCGATCAGGCCCGCCGTACCGATCGGGGCCAGGCGGATGACCCACCACAACGCCTTCTGGACGAGCTCGAGCACGGCCGCGGACAAGGTGATGACCGGCTGCGCGGCCTTACCGACGGCCAGTGCAGCGGCACCGGTGACAGCCGCGAGGAAGACGATCTGCAGCACGTTGCCCTCTACGAAGGCGGCGACCGGGTTCGTCGGGATGATGCCGGTGAGGAAGTCGAGCCAGCTGCCGACGTTCTCGGGCCGTTCGGCGCCGGCGGTGTCGAGGCTCAGGCCCCGGCCCGGGTTGACGATCAGGCCGATCCCGATACCGATCAGGACCGCGATCAACGACGTGAGCAGGAACCAGCCGAGCGTGCGCAGCGCCAGCCGGGCGGCGTTGCTCACCTCGCGCAGGTTGGTGATCGAGATGACGATCGCGGTGAAGACGAGTGGCGGGACGGCCAGTTTGAGCAGCTGGACGAAGATCGAGCCGACAGTGGTGAGTGTCGTGGCGAGCCAGCCGACGTCACCGGCGCGGGCGATCAGCCCGAGGACGACGCCGAGCGCGAGGCCGAGCAGGATCTGGGCGCCGAAGGGAATGGTGAACCTTTTGGGCGCGACAGTAGGAGCGGATGACACGGGGATGACCTTTCGGAAGGACTGACCAGGAGTACGGAGGCGGTCAGCTTCGACAGGCGTGACTGGTCACGCGCTGCAGATCGACATGCAGCCGCTCGGTCAGGTTCCAGGGATTGGTCATCTCAGTGAGCAGTCAACAACGGGCGACGGTGAAATATTTCCGCGCCCGTGCAACCTTCCGACGCGGTCAGGCGTCCTTGGTCTGCTGGAGTCGGAAAAGGGGTGGGGATGAACGACGGGGAACGCGCTGCGTTCAACGAGTTCGTGCAGGCGCGGCTGCCGAAGCTGCTGCGTTTCGGGCATGCGCTGACCGGTGATCCGCACTCGGGGGCGGACCTGGTCCAGGACGCGCTCGAGCGGGCCATGTTGGCGTGGTCGCGGATCGATGCCAAGGACGATCCGGAAGGATATGTCCGGCGCATCATGGTGAACCGCAACGTGAGCATCTGGCGCCGGCACCGCAAGGAGCGGTTGACCGACCAGCCGCCGGAGAAGGCATCCGGCGAGTCACCCGGCAACGAACGCGACGACGGCCTGTGGGAGGCGATCAAACAACTGCCCGCGAAGCAGCGGGCGGTGATCGTGCTGCGGTATTACGAGGACCTGAGCGAGGTCCAGATCGCGGCGACCATGGGCGTCAGCACCGGCACGGTGAAGAGCCAGGCCTCCCGGGCCATGGCCAAGTTGAGGACTTTGATGGACGAGAAGAACCTGGTCGGAGGTGAGGTGCGATGAGTGACCTCGAGAACGACCTGAAGCGGGTCCTGCAGAACAAGGCCGACGGTGACTACGTGACCGGTGCGGACGTGATGCTGGACCGCGTCTCCAAGGGCGCCACCCGGCTGCACCGCCGCCGCATCGGCGCGGTCGCGCTGAGCACGCTCGCGATCGTCACCGCCGGTACGACGCTCGCCCTGAACCTCGGCGACATCACCGACGCGAACCCGCCGGTCGTCGGCAAAACCACCACGCCGCCTCCCGGTGTGTCCCCGACGACCACCCCGCAGACCGCGCCGACCTCGGCGCCGACCAAAGGCACGACCGAGGGACCGGCCATCGGCGGCCAGCCCACGAACACCGCCACCACAACTCCGACGATCACGCCCACCACTCCCGCGGTGACGCCGACTGTCGGAGTCACGGTGTCGGGTTTCAACTTCCGCGGTGCGGCGACCAACGGTGACAGCACGATCCGGGTTATCGGAGACGGCAACTGCAATGGCGCCGGCTGCTATCCGATCTTGCTCAGCACGGACGGCGGAAAGACCTTCCAGTACGAGGAGTCCGCTCCGGGGCAGGCGCACGATCTCGGTGTCTCGGGCGACTATTGGTGGACCTCTGGTGGTTCGCAGCGATCGATCCAGTCGAGCGAGGACGATGGCAAAACGTGGACCCCCCATCAGGCACCAGGGGTGATCCGGGCGGTCTACGGGCAAGGCAGTACCCCGATCTTCAAAATCGGCACGGGCTCGGACATGCACCTCTACCGAGGCGGCGGCTCGCCGTACTTCACCCGGATCGAGCCGGGTCTAGGCCGGGCGCACGACTACTCCGTCTGGGGCCGGGCCGTCGCGAGCGGCGACGTCAACGGCATGGTCGGAGTCGTGGTCAGCAACTCCGACCACAAACCCCGGATGACGCCCTGCAAGACCACCTCGATCGATACCCAGGTGTCCGCGGGACCGGGTGACGTGATCTGGCTGATGTGTCCCACCTCGGCCTCGGCCGGACCGACGTTGATGCTGTCGTCCGACGCGGGCAAGAGCTGGAAGACGGTCACCAGCAACGTGCCGCGGCCCGGCGCGGTGAACCACATCGCCGCGATCAGCGCGGACGCGGCGCTCTACTACGCCGGCCCGACCAGCAAGGCGACGCGGGTCCGGGTGGATGGCGGCACCCGCGAGGTGGTGATCACCGGCATGGCCGAGGTGGGTGATCTCTACTTCCAGACGTCGTCGGTGGGCTACGCGAGCAGCTATGGCCGGTTGATGCGGACGACCGACGGTGGTCTGACCTGGAACCGGGTGACATTCCCCGCTTTCGAGTAGGTGAATTTGTGAACGGAGGCCGGGGCAGGGACAATCGGTGAAGATGACTACCTCCCTGCCCTTGGTTTTCGATGAGCCGCGCCGTGCCAAGAAGCCGCCGCGGCACCTGGCCGACCTCAGTGGCGAGGAGCGCAAGACCGCGGTGACCGCGCTCGGGGAGCCCGCTTTCCGCGCGAACCAGCTGTCCAACCACTACTTCTCCCGGCTGACCGACGATCCGGCGCAGATGACCGATCTGCCGGCCGCGACCCGGGACAAGCTCGTCGCTGACCTGATGCCGCCGCTGCTGACCCGCGTGCGCGACATGGAGTGCGACAACGGCACCACCCGTAAGACCCTGTGGAAGCTGCTCGACGGCTCGCTGGTCGAGTCCGTGCTGATGCGCTACAAGGACCGGACGACGATGTGCGTGTCCTCCCAGGCCGGTTGTGGCATGGCCTGCCCGTTCTGCGCGACCGGCCAGGCCGGGCTGACCCGGAACATGAGCACCGCCGAGATCGTCGAGCAGGTCGTCGACGGCGCCCGCGCCCTGGCCCGTGGCGAGATCAACGGCGGACCGGGTCGGGTCAACAACATCGTCTTCATGGGCATGGGCGAGCCGATGGCCAACTACAAGGCCGTGATCGGCGCCGTCCGGCGATTCACCGAGCCGTCGCCCGAGGGCCTGGGCATCTCGGCTCGTGGCGTCACCGTCTCCACCGTCGGCCTGGTGCCGCGGATGAAGCAGCTCGCGACCGAGGGCATCCCGGTCACACTGGCGTTGTCGCTGCACGCGCCGGATGACGAGCTCCGCGACGAGCTGGTGCCGATCAACAACCGGTGGAAGGTCGACGAGGTTCTCGACGCCGCCTGGGGATACGCCCAGCAGACCAAACGCCGCGTCTCCATCGAGTACGCGATGATTCGCGATATCAACGACCACGCCTGGCGAGCCGACCTGCTCGGCGAGAAGCTCGCGGCCCGCGGCGACTGGGGGTGGGTGCACGTCAACCTGATCCCGCTGAACCCGACGCCCGGCTCGAAGTGGACCGCCTCCGACCCGGCCGATGAGCGCGAGTTCGTCCGGCGGCTCGAGGCGCACGGCATCCCCACCACCGTCCGCGATACCCGCGGGCAGGAGATCGACGGCGCCTGCGGCCAGCTCGCCGCCGCGGGCGACTGAGCCTTGCTGCGCCCAGACTTCGCCGTACGGCGGACCGGCGAGCGCTATGACCGCGCCGACGTCGATGCCTTCGTCAATCGCGTGCTGGCCGCCACCGAGCGCGGCACGCCGTCCGGCCCGGAGCTGACCCGGCCCGAGCTCACCCGCGCCGACGTTCAGAACGCCACCTTCGGCCGGCCGTTCTTCGGTCCGGGTTATGCGGCCGAACAGGTCGACGACTTCCTGTCGCAAGCGGTGAGCTGGCTGCCGGCGGACGAGCCCCCGCACCGCACGGCCCACAAGACGACCGACCACACGACCCACCGCCCAGAGCAGAGCGACCCGGTGCAGTTCGAGCCGCCGCAGTTCTCGCCGGTGCGGCTCCGGGCGGCGTACGACATGGACGAGGTCGATGACTTTGTCGACCGGGTGATGGCCACGGTCAATCGCCGGCCGGTCGATCGGCCGGTCACCGATCGCGACGTGCGAGAGGTCGCGTTCAGCGTGGTCCGGGTGCGCGAGGGCTACGAGATCGAGCAGGTCGACCTCTTCCTCGACCAGGCCGAAGACTGGCTCCGCCACCCCTGAGCGTCGTCCCACCGCTCATCCGCCCAGCAGGTCGGTATAGAACGCCCGGATCTCCGTATGCCCTGCCGCGATCCCTCCACCCGGCAGAGCCAGCACGGCCGTCGGCTCGTAGAGCGCGACAACCGCCTCCACGTCGCCGGCATTGATGTGCGCCACCAGCAAACGCGCCAAGTCTTCCGGTACGGCGGCAACCATCGGAACCTCCTTGCTCGACCTTGTCCGCCAAACCGTAGACAAGCCCACCGACAGTTCTCGAAAAGCGAGGAATCAGGCGAGCGCCGCCACGAGAAGTGCGGCCGCCGGCAGACCCTCCATGATCGAGTTGAGCCAGAGTTTTCGTTGCGACGCGACCAGCACGAAAGCTAAGAAGACGTGTTGTGCGGCCGTGAACACAAGGAGCGCTTCCCCCTGGGCGACATGGTCGGTTCGGACCAGTGCCACTCCGGCGAACAGGGCAACGGCGGTCGTCAGGTTATAGAAGCCCATGTTGATGGTCCACATCCGTACGGCATCGAAGTCGTCTGCGTCGATCAGGAAGAGCGGGTAGAGCTTCGGGTGGCGATAGAGGAACGACTCCATCACGAACACCGACACGAGCATCACCCCGATGAAAACCGCGAGCACCTGCGCCGTCGTACTCATGGCATCTCCCCGTTGATCGTCACGCCATGGCGAGCGATGACCACACGTAATGCCTCGAAATCCCCGGCCGGCGCTTTGTCCAGGTCGGCGAAGAACCGGCCCATGCTGTCGGTCAGGCTGATGGCGAGGAATTTGGCCGCGGGCGTCAGCACGGTGAACGTGTTGGTGGTGCCGGCCGGGATGGTGATCGACGATCCGGGTCCGAGGTCGTAGGCACTGTCATCCGCTTGCACGAGGATGCGTCCCTGGAGGACGTAGAACGCCTTGCTCCACGCCTCTTTGTGCGGTGGACCGGCCGGTCCGCGGGGTGCGTCGATCTCGAAGAGCTCGTACATCCCGCCGGTGTGCACGGCCGCGATCTTGACCGTGACCGTGGCGTCCGGCGCGACGTACTCGGTGCCGGTGCCGGGCGGACTGAATTTCACGGATGCCTTCATGGCAGATCCCCTCCTCAGCTGGTTTCG
Encoded here:
- a CDS encoding LLM class flavin-dependent oxidoreductase, producing MISTSVLGVPQSVLGVPLSVLDRSRTRQGESEPEALRQTVRFAQQAEELGYHRFWVSEHHSVPGVVGSAPTVLAAAIAGATSRIRVGTGGVMLPNHQPLVVAEQFGVLESLYPGRIDMGLGRSVGFTNGIRRALGVDKDAVEDFAAQLRELLGYFDGSQQVHPQVHARPGEGLRLPTYVMAVGEGALLAADLGLPLVIAGVRGEDELLGWINRYRSEFRPSAWGEAPYVVLASTVAVADSKEDARRLLLPEAWASAYSRTRGVFPPLQSVDDVLALEMTEKERGFFESSLAGQVYGTPDEVGTTLQGLIARTQADELLVTTNSFDRSELLASYEKLSALA
- a CDS encoding nuclear transport factor 2 family protein; translation: MVAAVPEDLARLLVAHINAGDVEAVVALYEPTAVLALPGGGIAAGHTEIRAFYTDLLGG
- a CDS encoding WD40/YVTN/BNR-like repeat-containing protein, which codes for MSDLENDLKRVLQNKADGDYVTGADVMLDRVSKGATRLHRRRIGAVALSTLAIVTAGTTLALNLGDITDANPPVVGKTTTPPPGVSPTTTPQTAPTSAPTKGTTEGPAIGGQPTNTATTTPTITPTTPAVTPTVGVTVSGFNFRGAATNGDSTIRVIGDGNCNGAGCYPILLSTDGGKTFQYEESAPGQAHDLGVSGDYWWTSGGSQRSIQSSEDDGKTWTPHQAPGVIRAVYGQGSTPIFKIGTGSDMHLYRGGGSPYFTRIEPGLGRAHDYSVWGRAVASGDVNGMVGVVVSNSDHKPRMTPCKTTSIDTQVSAGPGDVIWLMCPTSASAGPTLMLSSDAGKSWKTVTSNVPRPGAVNHIAAISADAALYYAGPTSKATRVRVDGGTREVVITGMAEVGDLYFQTSSVGYASSYGRLMRTTDGGLTWNRVTFPAFE
- a CDS encoding DivIVA domain-containing protein: MLRPDFAVRRTGERYDRADVDAFVNRVLAATERGTPSGPELTRPELTRADVQNATFGRPFFGPGYAAEQVDDFLSQAVSWLPADEPPHRTAHKTTDHTTHRPEQSDPVQFEPPQFSPVRLRAAYDMDEVDDFVDRVMATVNRRPVDRPVTDRDVREVAFSVVRVREGYEIEQVDLFLDQAEDWLRHP
- a CDS encoding SigE family RNA polymerase sigma factor, which produces MNDGERAAFNEFVQARLPKLLRFGHALTGDPHSGADLVQDALERAMLAWSRIDAKDDPEGYVRRIMVNRNVSIWRRHRKERLTDQPPEKASGESPGNERDDGLWEAIKQLPAKQRAVIVLRYYEDLSEVQIAATMGVSTGTVKSQASRAMAKLRTLMDEKNLVGGEVR
- a CDS encoding cupin domain-containing protein — its product is MKASVKFSPPGTGTEYVAPDATVTVKIAAVHTGGMYELFEIDAPRGPAGPPHKEAWSKAFYVLQGRILVQADDSAYDLGPGSSITIPAGTTNTFTVLTPAAKFLAISLTDSMGRFFADLDKAPAGDFEALRVVIARHGVTINGEMP
- the rlmN gene encoding 23S rRNA (adenine(2503)-C(2))-methyltransferase RlmN — protein: MTTSLPLVFDEPRRAKKPPRHLADLSGEERKTAVTALGEPAFRANQLSNHYFSRLTDDPAQMTDLPAATRDKLVADLMPPLLTRVRDMECDNGTTRKTLWKLLDGSLVESVLMRYKDRTTMCVSSQAGCGMACPFCATGQAGLTRNMSTAEIVEQVVDGARALARGEINGGPGRVNNIVFMGMGEPMANYKAVIGAVRRFTEPSPEGLGISARGVTVSTVGLVPRMKQLATEGIPVTLALSLHAPDDELRDELVPINNRWKVDEVLDAAWGYAQQTKRRVSIEYAMIRDINDHAWRADLLGEKLAARGDWGWVHVNLIPLNPTPGSKWTASDPADEREFVRRLEAHGIPTTVRDTRGQEIDGACGQLAAAGD
- a CDS encoding DUF1304 family protein, with protein sequence MSTTAQVLAVFIGVMLVSVFVMESFLYRHPKLYPLFLIDADDFDAVRMWTINMGFYNLTTAVALFAGVALVRTDHVAQGEALLVFTAAQHVFLAFVLVASQRKLWLNSIMEGLPAAALLVAALA
- a CDS encoding GNAT family N-acetyltransferase — encoded protein: MTTTAPDGRTLTDGYIRLDRLTTEDIPELYDAIAHPEVYGTGYGGIAGPPRDLDHMREQWTKYADSHLIYAIRLVADNQLVGTSSFAEIDVRNESIEVGATAFRPALWGSGLNPAAKLLMLGHVFDDCGFGRVAIGVDIRNTRSLWAVAKLGAVHEGTMRRFQRCYDGTFRDMVLFSILADEWPDVKKGLQVRLGR
- a CDS encoding dicarboxylate/amino acid:cation symporter, with the protein product MSSAPTVAPKRFTIPFGAQILLGLALGVVLGLIARAGDVGWLATTLTTVGSIFVQLLKLAVPPLVFTAIVISITNLREVSNAARLALRTLGWFLLTSLIAVLIGIGIGLIVNPGRGLSLDTAGAERPENVGSWLDFLTGIIPTNPVAAFVEGNVLQIVFLAAVTGAAALAVGKAAQPVITLSAAVLELVQKALWWVIRLAPIGTAGLIGKAVANYGWDLLSPLAKFSGAIYLGLALVLLVVYPALLAFVARLNPLRFFAGAWPAIQLAFVSRSSVGTMPLTQRVVTDNLGVPKEYAAFSVPFGATTKMDGCAAIYPAIAAIFVAQVFGVDLGLKEYVLIAFVSVIGSAATAGLTGAIVMLTLTLSTLGLPLEGVGLLLAIDPILDMGRTAVNVAGQALVPVLVAKREGILDEDVYNGHEDRAIADNRVPVTV